A single window of Ovis aries strain OAR_USU_Benz2616 breed Rambouillet chromosome 24, ARS-UI_Ramb_v3.0, whole genome shotgun sequence DNA harbors:
- the RPUSD1 gene encoding RNA pseudouridylate synthase domain-containing protein 1 encodes MEPGSMENLCVLYRSRDFLVVNKHWDVRIDSKAWRETLTLQKQLRHRFPELADPDTYYGFRFCHQLDFSTSGALCVALNKAAAGSAYRCFKDRRVTKAYLALVRGHVQESRMTISYAIGKNSTEGRTHTMCIEGTQGCENPKPSLTELVVLEHGLYAGDPVSKVLLQPLTGRTHQLRVHCSARGHPIVGDLTYGQALGQEDQPFRMMLHAFYLRIPTSAECVEACTPDPFVPSLDACWSPHTLLQPLDELVQVLRATPDPDPSEGGPGPCSPCMPLPGPGRPPPPPETEVQRASCLQWLSEWTLEPDN; translated from the exons ATGGAGCCAGGCAGCATGGAGAACCTGTGTGTCCTGTACCGGAGCCGTGACTTCCTGGTGGTGAACAAGCACTGGGACGTACGCATCGACAGCAAAGCCTGGCGGGAGACGCTGACCCTCCAGAAGCAGCTGCGGCACCGATTCCCAGAGCTGGCCGACCCCGACACCTACTATGGGTTCAG GTTCTGCCACCAACTGGACTTCTCCACCAGCGGAGCACTCTGTGTGGCTCTGAATAAGGCGGCCGCAGGCAGTGCATACAGGTGCTTCAAGGACCGGCGAGTCACCAAGGCTTATCTGGCTCTG GTGCGGGGGCATGTCCAGGAGAGCCGGATGACCATCAGCTACGCCATTGGCAAGAACAGCACAGAAGGCCGAACCCACACCATGTGCATTGAAGGCACACAGG GTTGTGAGAACCCAAAACCAAGCCTCACAGAGCTGGTGGTCCTGGAACACGGGCTGTATGCAGGTGACCCAGTCTCCAAAGTGCTGCTGCAGCCCCTCACAG GCCGGACGCACCAGCTGCGCGTGCACTGCAGTGCCCGTGGCCACCCCATCGTGGGGGACCTGACCTACGGCCAGGCCTTGGGCCAGGAGGACCAGCCATTCCGTATGATGCTGCACGCCTTCTACCTGCGCATCCCCACAAGCGCCGAGTGCGTGGAGGCCTGCACGCCCGACCCCTTCGTGCCCTCCCTCGACGCCTGCTGGAGCCCTCATACCCTGCTGCAGCCACTGGACGAGCTCGTCCAGGTCCTGCGGGCCACCCCAGACCCTGACCCCTCAGAAGGAGGCCCCgggccctgcagcccctgcatgCCCCTACCTGGGCCAGGCcggccccccccaccccccgagacAGAGGTGCAGCGGGCCTCCTGCCTGCAATGGCTGTCGGAGTGGACGCTGGAGCCAGACAACTGA